The DNA segment CCGGAGGGAAACGGTGAGCCGCTTCGGCGCCCGGGTGGCCGGCTCGGTTGATTGCGGGCGACCCTCGGCGGTCCAGGCGCCCCACCCGCCGTCGAGCACCGCTGCCCGGTCGAACCCGATCCAGCGCAACATCCACCACACCCTCGCGGCGAAGCCCGAGCCCATTCTGTCGTAGAGCACCACTCGGGAATCGTCGCCGACCCCCAGCGCACCAATGGCGGCGGCGAACTCTCCCGGAGTCGGCACGGCGAATTTCAGGGGGCTGTCGCGGTCGGCGAGTTCGCCCATGAGATCGGCAAACCCGGCCGACGGTATGTGGCCGCCGTCGTAGGCTGCGCGGCCGTTCACCGGCCGGAAGCCACCGTTTTCCTTCGGCTCGATGCTCACAGTGCAGTCGAGCACGACCAGGTCCGGATCGTTGAGGTGGTCGCTCAGCCACTCGGTGGTCACGAGGGAGTCGATGGACAGATCGGTCTGGGGCGTTGTGCTCGCGCATGCGGTTGTGAGTATCAGTACAGAGATGAGGGCGAGGAGTCTTGGTGCTCGACGATGGTCTTTCATGATCCCTCCTGTTTGCCGAAGGAAACATTCGGCCGATCGAATGTTTCGCAGATTGCTCGATCTCAAGTACGTTACCACGCGCCCCCCGCACGTGGTCGGGCGCCACCTTGACGATCGAATCTTCGAGGCGCGTCAGCGTACCGTTCCCCGTTTCATTTCGACGGCGGGCGGCAGTCGATGACGGTTTCCTACGTTGCCTTCTTCTTGCCGGCACCAGGCAATCGCTCTGCATCGCGCAACGCCCGGCGGAGCAGGAACTCCACCTGGGCGTTGGTGCTGCGCAGATCGTCCGCGGCCCACTTTTTGAGAGCTTCCAGGACCTTGGGGTCCAGCCGGAGGAGAAAGGCTTCCCGCTTGCTCACGTGTAGAGCGTGCCGGTGTTGACGACCGGCTGGGTGTGGCGATCGCTGCACAGCACCACCAGCAGGTTGGAGACCATGGCCGCGCGGCGCTCGTCGTCGAGGTCGATGATGTTCTTCTTCGACAGGTCGTCGAGTGCCATCTCGACCATCCCGACCGCGCCCTCGACGATCTTTTTACGTGCAGCGACGACCGCCTGCGCCTGCTGCCGTTGGAGCATGGCGGCCGCAATCTCGGGCGAGTAGGCGAGGTGGCTGATGCGGGCCTCGATGACTTCGACGCCGGCCTTGTCGAGGCGCTCCTGAATGTCGGACTCGAGCTGTTTGCAGATATCATCGGTGCTGCCGCGAAGGGAGATCTCGTCGTCGCTGCTGTCGTAGGGGTGGCGGCTCGCCATGTTGCGCAGAGCAGCCTCGCTCTGCACAGCGACGAAGTCCTCGAAGTCGTCGACCTCGAACAGGGCCTCGGCGGTGTTGACCACCCGCCAGACAACCACTGCGGAGATGTCGATCGGATTACCGTCACGGTCGTTGACCTTCGACGGCCGTCCGGAGGTCCTTGTCTTGGCCTTGATCACCTTGCCCTGGGGACCCTTCTCCTCTGGCTGGTGGATCGATCCGGTCTCGAAGTTGCGGATGCGCAACGAGATCCTTTTCTTTGTGAAGAACGGGTTGACCCAGAAGAACCCGGATTCGAGCACCGAGCCCTTGTACTTGCCGAAGAGCAGAAGGACGCGTCCCTGGTTGGGCGGGACGGCCATGAAACCGAAGATGCTGATGACGCCGAAAATCGTGATCATGATCCCGCCGATCATGAGCAGAAGGTGCTGACTGCCTCCGTAACTGCCAAGGGCGACGGCCTTGGAGATGATGAGCCAGGGCCCGCCGACGAGCATGCCCAGGGTCACGATGAGGGGAATCCAGCCGCTAACGGGTGAGTAGGTCTTTTCTGCAACCATCGTCGACCTCCTTTTATCATTATGATATCACTATGAAATCACTACGCGCAAGCTGTTCGTGTATTCCAGTTGGGCTGGAGGATGGCAGCCACAGCAGTTTGTCATTCCGAGAGAGGCTACGCTGTGGCCGAGTCGACTTGTTCCGGCGTAGAGCGGAGCGCGAAGCAGAAGCAATCTGTGACGCCTGTGGGAATTCTGAGCCGTTGAGGCGCGATGCGTAAAGAGGAGCGGCGGCAGAAATCCGCGTGGTCCGGGGCGATTCCGGGCTAAGATCGTCGACAGATACAGAATCTCAGCAGGTGGATGAAAATGGATCTGACACAGGGCCAGCGACTCGGGCACTATCGGATCGACGGCATGATCGGCCGGGGTGGGATGGGGTTCGTCTATAGCGCGACCGATATGCGGCTCGAGCGCGAGGTCGCGATCAAGGTCCTGCCGGCGGAGGTGACGGCCGACCCGGAACGCCGGCAGCGATTCCGGCAGGAAGCGATGCTTGCCGCGGCATTCAATCATCCCAACATCGCCACGGTGTACGACGTCGGCGAGCAGGAAGGGGTGACGTTCATCGTCATGGAGCTGGTGCGCGGCGAATCGCTGCGTCGACTAGTCCGCGCCGAGCCGCTGGGCATCGCCCGCGCGATCGACATCGCGACCGGGGTCGCGGCCGGTCTGGCGAAAGCGCATCGCGAGGGCGTGCTGCACCGCGACCTGAAACCGGACAACGTGGTGCTGACGGACGAAGGCGTGCCAAAGGTGCTCGATTTCGGTTTGGGCAAGCTGATCGGCGCCGCCGACCCGCAGGATGGCGGGCCGCTGACCGACGCGCCCACGGCCACCGTCCAGACTTCGCCATATATCACCCGCGATGGCCAGGTCATCGGAACCCTGGCCTACATGTCGCCAGAGCAGGTGCACGGCCGACCGGTCGATGCGCGCTCGGACGTGTTCTCGTTTGGGGTGCTGCTGTACGAGATGCTTTCCGGCACACGGCCGTTCGAGGGCGAGTCGAAACTCGACACGGCGACGGCGATCCTGCGGGACGAACCGGCGCCGCTCGATGAGCTGCGCCGGGACGTGCCGTCCGGGCTGCAGGCGATCCTCGCTTGCTGCCTCGAGAAGGCGCCAGAGAAACGCTTCTCGTCAGGAGAGGAACTGCACCAGGCCTTGATCGCGCTGAAGCGAGAGATCGAGGCGCCGGCCGCCGGCTTCGGATCGCTGCTGAGGCGTCCGACGATCCTCGGCGCGCTCGTGCTGATCGTCGTGCTGTTTGGAGCCGGGGCGGCCTGGCTGATCCACCGCAGCTCGCGTGTGTCCTGGGCCCGCAAACAGGCGCTGCCCGAGATCGAGCGGCTGTACAACTCGGGAGACCGCGATGGCGCGATGCGACTGGCCTACGAGGCGTCGACCATCATCCCCGATGATCCGTACCTGGTGCAGTTCTTCAATAGCAGCGTGATCCCGGTCTGGATCGACAGCCAACCGCCCGGTGCAACTGTCTACGTGAAGGGCTACAACCACCCCGAGCGAGAGTGGATCCGCCTCGGTGAAACGCCGCTCGAGAATGTCGCGATCGCCGTGCCTTCCCGATTTCGGATCGAAAAAGAGGGCTACGCCACCTTCGAGGGTGCGCCGTTCGGCGTCCGCCTGACCTTTCGTCTTTTCCGGGAAGGCGAGATCCCGCCTGGGATGGTCCATGTGCCGGGCGGCACCGCCGCGTTCGGCGCCGTCGAGTCGGTCGCCCTCGACGGGTTCTGGATCGACAAATACGAGGTAACCAACCGCGAGTACAAGGCTTTCGTGGATGACGGCGGCTATCGCGACGACCGGTACTGGACTCCTGAGGTCGACCGCAGCGCCTTCGTCGACACGACCGGACGTCCCGGTCCAGCAGATTGGAATCTCGGCAGTTACCCCGAAGGTGAGGACGACCTGCCGGTCGGCGGGTTGAGCTGGTTCGAGGCGTCGGCCTACGCGGCGTGGGCCGGCAAGAGCCTTCCGACCGTCTTCCACTGGCGTCTCGCGGCACAGCAGAGCATCTTCAGCGAGATCCTGTTGTGGAGCAACTTCGACACGAAAGGTCCGGCCGCGGTTGGGAGCTATGCAGGGATCGGGCCCAACGGTACCTACGACATGGCCGGCAACGTTCGGGAGTGGTGCATCAACCGCATCGGGGACCAGCGCTACATCCTGGGAGGCGCGTGGTCGGATCCGGATTACCTGTATCGCGGCTCCGATGCGACCGACCCCTTCAACCGGCTGCTACTCAACGGCTTCCGCTGCATGAAAAGCACCGAGCCGCCGCCAGACGAAGCGCTGGCCGCGATCGAGTATCCGGTTTACGACCACCGCCGGGACACCGTCATCGATGACGAGACCTTCGCCATGGTGCGGCGGAGCTTCGATTATGACGACCGCGATCTCGACGCCAGGGTCGAGTCGACCGATAAGCGCCCAGAGCACTGGCGGGACGAAGTCGTGTCCGTGCGCGCGGCCTACGGCGACGAGCGGCTGCCCATCCACCTCTACCTGCCGAAGAACGTCGAGCCGCCCTATCAGGCGGTGGTTTACTTCCCGCCGTCGAGCGCTCGCTACCTCAGGGACGGTATGCGCCCCAGCTTTCCCTTCGCCGGTTTCATCCCCAGGAGTGGTCGCGCGCTGATCTACCCGATTTACAAAGGCACGTATGAACGGCGTGTCGAGGCGCACGGGCCCAACGACAACCGGGACTGGACGATCCAGATCGGCAAGGACCTCAGGCGGACGATCGATTTCCTCGAGACCCGCGCGGACATCGACAGCGACAAGCTGGCCTTCTACGGATTGAGCTGGGGCGCCTACAACGGTCCGTTGCTGACCGCGATCGAACCGCGGTTCGCCGCGAGCATACTGGTCGCGGGCGGACTGTACCGTATTCCTGAGGGCTGGCCACCGGCCGATGTGCCGCAGAACTTCGCGCCCCGATCGACCCTGCCGACCTTGATGATCAACGGAAGGAAGGACTTCAGAGCTCCGGTCGAGACCAACATTCAGCCGATGTTCGACATGCTGGGAACGCCCGCCGCGCACAAGAAATTGGTCCTGCTCGACGGTGGCCACGTCCCTGCCTCGCCCAACGAGGTGATCCGCGAGGTGCTGGACTGGCTCGACCTGTATCTCGGACCGGTCGAGGCGGGAACTGGATCCGCCGCGACCTCGGGGAACTGACGCCCAGCCAACCTTTGATGTTTCGTGACAGATCCGGTTGGGTGGCTGGAACGACCCATAACGATGTCAATGCGAGCAAGGGTGACCTCTTTTGGCGTCCTACCCTGAAACGACGAGCGTCCCGCAGGCCGGACAGCGGTGGGCCGCCCGGCTGCGGATCCATGGCGTCGAGGCGACGGTACCGATGATGAAACGGGCGAAGCCGAAGACGAATGGAATCAGGCGCTGTCCTCCTGCGAGCTCGGTGTCTGACCACATGATCCCGGAGAAGTAGCCGATGAAGCCGGGCTCGAGGGTGCCGCCGCAATCGGGGCAACGCATGTCATGCACGTCCGACATGGCCTGGATCCTCCTGACAGTTACTACGGTTCTGGCGGCCATCGTATTCGAGTCCGGTTACCTCTGATCACAACCTGCCGTCACCAACCTGGTGCTGGACAAGCGCTGCGTCACCTGACACCCTGTTCGAAACCCAGGAGAGACGGGAGATCAGTATGGAGGTCGAGAAGACGCTGCACGAGGTGGGCGAGGGGGTCTTCGCCTACACGCAGCTTCCGGGGTCGTGGGGCTGGAGCAACGCCGGACTGATCGTGGATGGTGACCAGAGCCTGCTGGTTGACACGCTGTTCGATCGCCGGATCACGGGCGAGATGCTGGCCGAAATGCGGCGTGCCGCGCCGGCGGCCCGGCGCATCGGCACGGTGGTCAACACTCACGGCAACGGCGACCATTGCTACGGCAACGGAGAGATCCCGGGCGCGGAGATTATCGGCAGTCGCGGGTGCGTCGAGGACCTCGCCTCGGCCCCGCCGAGGCGGAACGCGACGCTGATGCGGGCGGCCAGGGTTGTCGAGGCGCTCGGGGGTGTGGGCCGACTGGCCGGGCGGGTTTGCGATTCGCTGGGCCTGAAGACGGTGGCCTGGCTGGTGGAGGCCACTCCACTTGCGCTGCCGCTCTTCGGGACCTTCGAGTTCAGCGGCAACGACCTGGTGCTGCCCACCCGCACCTTTGTCGACCGCTTGAGCCTGACGGTGGGGGACCGGCGGGTGGAGCTGATGGAGCTCGGACCGGCCCACACCCTCGGAGATACGGTGGTGTACCTGCCGGACGAGCGCGTCCTCTTCACCGGAGACCTTCTTTTCAAGGATGCGCACCCGTTGATCTGGCAGGGTCCGGTCTCGAACTGGATCCGTGCCTGCCACACTTTGCTCGAGCTCGAGATCGAGACGGTGGTGCCGGGCCACGGGCCGCTCACCGACCTCTCGGGCATCCGCGAGACGCTCGGCTATCTCGAGTGGCTGACCGACGAGACTCGCAAGTGCTACGAAGCGGGGCTCACCGTGGAGGAGGCAGCGCGGGAGATCTCGCACGAGGCCTACCGGGCCTGGCTCGACGCCGAGCGCGTCTACGTCAACGTCCACTCACTGTATCGGGAGTTCGCCGGGGAATCCGAGCTGCCCGAGATCCTCGAGCTCTTTGCCGGCATGGCGCGCCTGATGAGGGAGGACGCGAGACTGGCGCCACATTCCGATTCGTCGCAGTGACGGGTACCTCTAGAACTTCAAAGTGAACACCGTCGTGCCGCGGTAAAAGCTCTGATCCATCGGGCCCGACGGGCCCTTGTAGCGGTCCGGCACGGCATCCCAGCCTTCGTAGACGCTGCCGGCGATGAAGATTCGCTGCTTCTCGGGCAGGATCTCGGGCTCTTTACCGAAGACGTCGTAAATCGAGCCGGGCGGTGTCTGGCCGACTGTGTCACCGAGGCTCACCAGCTCGTCGAGGCCGTCGCCGTCGACGTCTGCACGGATCCAGGTCACCTGAAGCGCGGCGGCATAGGTGCCGTCCGCGAGCATGGCCTTGATCTCTCTGTTGAAGGAGTCGATGATCTCGCGCGCCCCGGGTAGGTCGCGTCGGAGAGCGAAGTGCAGAGTCCTGCGGCCCAGTGGATGCGTGCCGATCTCGAGGTTGGCGGCCACCTCGTCCGGTTGGTTGGTCACCAGGTAGCGCACCACCAGCTGGTCCACCAGCATGTACTCCACCTCACCCGCCAGCAGCTTGTTGAGGCTGTCCTGGTCGTTGCGGGAGTTGATGAAATAGACGCCAACCGCGTTCTCGATCTCCTGGCCGTAGGCGTAGCGGCCCACCGCCGCAACCCTCCGGCCCGCGAGGTCGGACATCTTGGTGGCCGACACATCGCTTCCGCGGCGGCCGACGAGCACCAGCCGGTTCTCCATATAGGCGTCGGAGAAGAGGAGGTCCCGTGCCCGTTTTTCCGTGCGCCACATGGCGGGGCTGCCATCGAACCGGGCCTGGCGGATGCCGTTCTCCACATCCTTCCAGTCGACGATGGTGGTGGTGGCTTTGATGCCGGCCCGTTCGAGCGCCGTTTCCACGATCTCCACGGCGACCCGCTGGCGGTCGGCGCTGTCGGTGAAGGGCGGCCAGATGTCGGAGGCCAAGCGAAGCTCCCGGGGCTCCTCGGCCGCCACCAGGGCTGGGAGCAGGACCAGCGACAGCGCCATGGTGAGTCGCCTTCGTGGGAGAGACCTTGTTGATCCGGACGTACGCATGAATCGTTTCCTTTCGCGGCGCGGGCGCCGCGTCTTGTATCGCTGCTCTACATCAGACAACAATCTTCGAACGGATTGTATTACCGCGGCTGATCGATGACCAAGCGACACTTCCCTTACGGGCTGAGCCTCACTCGTGCGCTCCGACCGGCCTGCGATGCTCGACCGGACACTCGGTGGCGAGGAAATCCTGCATCGTGCCGACGAAGAACCCGGCAGAGTAAGAGATCTGCGTGTTGCCGTCGCTTCCTCCGTTGCGCTGGCTGTAATCGCCCCATATGTTACCCAACCGGGCGATCGGGGCGATGCCGTCAGCCGTTCGGCTGTAATAACCGCGCTGGATCAAACCGAGGTCAGCGGG comes from the Acidobacteriota bacterium genome and includes:
- a CDS encoding sulfurtransferase, which encodes MKDHRRAPRLLALISVLILTTACASTTPQTDLSIDSLVTTEWLSDHLNDPDLVVLDCTVSIEPKENGGFRPVNGRAAYDGGHIPSAGFADLMGELADRDSPLKFAVPTPGEFAAAIGALGVGDDSRVVLYDRMGSGFAARVWWMLRWIGFDRAAVLDGGWGAWTAEGRPQSTEPATRAPKRLTVSLRPELIADRNDVLAAIDDDSVRLIDAMPEAHFRGEMALYARPGHIPGASNTPAMSLLDETGRYRPRNELAALFVGDRNARIITYCGGGISASSDAFIMTRLGFTNVAVYTASLQEWAADPDKPLVTGTP
- a CDS encoding SPFH domain-containing protein, with product MVAEKTYSPVSGWIPLIVTLGMLVGGPWLIISKAVALGSYGGSQHLLLMIGGIMITIFGVISIFGFMAVPPNQGRVLLLFGKYKGSVLESGFFWVNPFFTKKRISLRIRNFETGSIHQPEEKGPQGKVIKAKTRTSGRPSKVNDRDGNPIDISAVVVWRVVNTAEALFEVDDFEDFVAVQSEAALRNMASRHPYDSSDDEISLRGSTDDICKQLESDIQERLDKAGVEVIEARISHLAYSPEIAAAMLQRQQAQAVVAARKKIVEGAVGMVEMALDDLSKKNIIDLDDERRAAMVSNLLVVLCSDRHTQPVVNTGTLYT
- a CDS encoding protein kinase, whose amino-acid sequence is MDLTQGQRLGHYRIDGMIGRGGMGFVYSATDMRLEREVAIKVLPAEVTADPERRQRFRQEAMLAAAFNHPNIATVYDVGEQEGVTFIVMELVRGESLRRLVRAEPLGIARAIDIATGVAAGLAKAHREGVLHRDLKPDNVVLTDEGVPKVLDFGLGKLIGAADPQDGGPLTDAPTATVQTSPYITRDGQVIGTLAYMSPEQVHGRPVDARSDVFSFGVLLYEMLSGTRPFEGESKLDTATAILRDEPAPLDELRRDVPSGLQAILACCLEKAPEKRFSSGEELHQALIALKREIEAPAAGFGSLLRRPTILGALVLIVVLFGAGAAWLIHRSSRVSWARKQALPEIERLYNSGDRDGAMRLAYEASTIIPDDPYLVQFFNSSVIPVWIDSQPPGATVYVKGYNHPEREWIRLGETPLENVAIAVPSRFRIEKEGYATFEGAPFGVRLTFRLFREGEIPPGMVHVPGGTAAFGAVESVALDGFWIDKYEVTNREYKAFVDDGGYRDDRYWTPEVDRSAFVDTTGRPGPADWNLGSYPEGEDDLPVGGLSWFEASAYAAWAGKSLPTVFHWRLAAQQSIFSEILLWSNFDTKGPAAVGSYAGIGPNGTYDMAGNVREWCINRIGDQRYILGGAWSDPDYLYRGSDATDPFNRLLLNGFRCMKSTEPPPDEALAAIEYPVYDHRRDTVIDDETFAMVRRSFDYDDRDLDARVESTDKRPEHWRDEVVSVRAAYGDERLPIHLYLPKNVEPPYQAVVYFPPSSARYLRDGMRPSFPFAGFIPRSGRALIYPIYKGTYERRVEAHGPNDNRDWTIQIGKDLRRTIDFLETRADIDSDKLAFYGLSWGAYNGPLLTAIEPRFAASILVAGGLYRIPEGWPPADVPQNFAPRSTLPTLMINGRKDFRAPVETNIQPMFDMLGTPAAHKKLVLLDGGHVPASPNEVIREVLDWLDLYLGPVEAGTGSAATSGN
- a CDS encoding PF20097 family protein → MSDVHDMRCPDCGGTLEPGFIGYFSGIMWSDTELAGGQRLIPFVFGFARFIIGTVASTPWIRSRAAHRCPACGTLVVSG
- a CDS encoding MBL fold metallo-hydrolase — its product is MEVEKTLHEVGEGVFAYTQLPGSWGWSNAGLIVDGDQSLLVDTLFDRRITGEMLAEMRRAAPAARRIGTVVNTHGNGDHCYGNGEIPGAEIIGSRGCVEDLASAPPRRNATLMRAARVVEALGGVGRLAGRVCDSLGLKTVAWLVEATPLALPLFGTFEFSGNDLVLPTRTFVDRLSLTVGDRRVELMELGPAHTLGDTVVYLPDERVLFTGDLLFKDAHPLIWQGPVSNWIRACHTLLELEIETVVPGHGPLTDLSGIRETLGYLEWLTDETRKCYEAGLTVEEAAREISHEAYRAWLDAERVYVNVHSLYREFAGESELPEILELFAGMARLMREDARLAPHSDSSQ
- a CDS encoding transporter substrate-binding domain-containing protein, coding for MALSLVLLPALVAAEEPRELRLASDIWPPFTDSADRQRVAVEIVETALERAGIKATTTIVDWKDVENGIRQARFDGSPAMWRTEKRARDLLFSDAYMENRLVLVGRRGSDVSATKMSDLAGRRVAAVGRYAYGQEIENAVGVYFINSRNDQDSLNKLLAGEVEYMLVDQLVVRYLVTNQPDEVAANLEIGTHPLGRRTLHFALRRDLPGAREIIDSFNREIKAMLADGTYAAALQVTWIRADVDGDGLDELVSLGDTVGQTPPGSIYDVFGKEPEILPEKQRIFIAGSVYEGWDAVPDRYKGPSGPMDQSFYRGTTVFTLKF